The Dyadobacter sp. 676 DNA window ATGTCGGCAGGCGACGAGGGTATCAGTTTTACGGATATTTTGAAATACCATCATTTAAATGAACTGGAAGCGACAGAAGAGTCGAAACCGGGTACCGAACGCGACCGGTATTCGATGTATTCCTTCGGCTGCCATTTTGTGGAAGTAGAGGTAAATCCGCTTACCGGCGAAGTACGCGTTACCCGGGTGGTTACCTGTGCGGATGTAGGCACGATCATCAACTATAAAACGGCCCGCAGCCAGTCCGTGGGCGGAGTGGCAGGTGGCATCGGGATGGCGTTGATGGAGCATTCCGTCATGGACCACCGTTTTGGACGGTATGTTACTTCCGATCTGGCCGGTTACCACATTCCCGTGCATGCGGACGTCCCGCCGATTGAAGTGTACTACATCGATAAACCCGACCCGCACGTAAACCCTATCGGTTCCAAGGGGCTGGGCGAAATCGCGATTGTTGGCGTCGCCGGGGCTATTGCCAATGCGGTTTTCAACGCCACCGGCAAGCGGATCAGGGAACTGCCGATCACTCCCGACAAGCTGATTTGAAAAGCCGGTATTGAAATTTCGCCGGCTTTCGAATACGATAGCATCAAAGAGAGCCACGGAAAAAATCCGGGCCGGGGCTGCACAACTTAGCTACCGGTAATCTCTTTGTCCGTTGCCAGCAAATAGCGCTCATGGCCGTTGATGACGCCGAGCATCAGCTTATACTTCTTGTTTTTATCCAGATACTGCCTTGGCATAGCCATCGACTCGCAGTAGCCGCTATAATAGCGCCCGGTGCGCATGAAACGGAGAAATGAGCTTCTGCGCCTCCGCATGGGTAATACATGTATTTCATTACCGGCATGAATAAGGAGAAACAGGCCGTCATCGGGCGAAGTCCGACACTCCGGCGCCTCGGTACCGGCTACAATGAAATCGGCAACCCGGACGATTACATCCGATGATCCGCGCACTTCTGCCTGCCGCAGGGCCTCAAAAGGAAGTTGGGGGAACTGGTAAACCCTGGCTTTCAATGCGTTCTCAAAAATCGAATCTACCGCCTTTTTTACGGTGATGTAAATGGGGGCAGAAGGGAATTCCCGGTTTTGGGTCCAGCCATAAGCATCCGCCTGGATGGTTTTCCGTAAATAGATCATATCGCCCCACGTTTGAAAATAACTGCCTCCGAAATAAACTAACGCGCCGGCTTGCAGCAGGAACAGGTGCCGGTTGAGCAGTCGTCGGGGTGCCCGCCATTGTAGCAATAGCAGGTAGTTGTAAATCGCCCAAAAGGTGAACATATGTTTATATCTGCTCAACAAAATACAATTTGCGCCGTAAGCGGCACGTCCGAACGCGAAGGCAAGAAAGGTAACCAGCAAAAACAGAACACAGCCCGCCAGCCACCATTGGGTCGGTGTAATGGCATTTCTATGGCGCAGCAGCTTTTGACCAAACCGGAATGCACAGCTTCCGACAAGCGATAAACTTGCCACGCCGGCGACAAGGGAACAGATTAACCTCGAAGTGTCGCTTTGTTCCAAAAACACGTCGGCCATCATGCCCGGCATGGCAACAGCTATCAGCAGCATATTCTGCCACGACGATAAATTCTGTGAAAAGGTCGGGCGAAAATCCGGGATTGCCAGTCCGCTGAGATAAATGGCCGTAACGACGCCGAACAGCAGCACCCAGAACGTTGCGGCGAGCCACTTCCGCCGGGCCAGGAGTATGAATACGGCTACCGGCCCGACAAATATGCCCGTTACATCCGAATAAATGGATAAGACCCCAAAAACAGAGCCGAAAAGCAGGCCAGCACGCGTGCACTGGCTGACGAACCAGATGCTCGCAAATCCCCAAACGTATACGCCTATATGTTGCAACGGAACCATTGCCTGATAGAGCGCCGCGTAATTGAAATTCGAGAAAAGCACATAGGGGATCGGTAGCAATAAAGCTAATGGAAGATTTCGCTCAGATCTGAACCAGGTGAGGACCAGTTTGAAAAAAACGAGATAAGAGCAAATTCCGACCAATGCGACGACGCGAAAATCAACCACGCCGTTTACCAGGTACACCAGGTAAGCTACCAGCCTGACAACGACAATGCGACGCTCGTCATCCTGCCGCGACAGCGCCCGCCAGAATTCGCGAAATGAAAACGGGCCGTCCGCTATCGCCGCAGTGGACTCCAGGATCGCGTCGATATCGTCCTGGAAGGGGATATTGACGGTGGTGACTGTCCAAACCGAGAAGAATATCGCCACTGGTGTGATGCATGCCAAAAAGAAGAGCACATCGCGAAATATGGCGGACCCCAAAACGGGGTAACCGGACTTTCCGCGATTGGCGGCCTGCAGGTAGGCTGCAAGCAGAGAAACACTGCCGACGAAGACAGACAACGTGACGAAGACAAGTAGGCTCATTAGTTGACGGGTTGAATCCCCGCCAAGCTATTCGCTTTCTTTTGTCCTATCGTCAACGAACGATCCTCGGGCCTGTCCAGGTTATCAGGCGGTTTTGGCCGCTGTTTCGGCACCCTTGGCCGTCACACCGCAACGCCGTAGGTCCGAATGTTCTCGCCAGCCGGTTTTACGCTAGCCTTTTACCCATTTCACCACCAGATTTGCGATCAGGATCATTTGAATTGCTGTGAATGTAACCAGCCCTATCGCAAAACGTAATGTAAGGTCCTGCCACGCCTGGTACCGATTCACCGACATGGGCGTTGGGATGTATTCCGCCGCTTGGGGAGGCATTCCCGTTGCACTGACCAGGTAAAGCGCTATCCCTATCGTTCCGAGCACGTGCATTGCCGCTAATTGCGGAAAGCCGGCCCGCCGTTTGGTTAGCCAGTAAGCCAGACCAGACAGCAGTATTGATGCAATCAGAACTCCGGCCAGGAAGGGGATTTTCATCGCGATCCAGGTGTCATAAAGCTGTAAATCGGCTGAGTAGTCGCGCCGCAGCCACGCGATGAGGGCAATGACGGGGCAAGTAAGAAGGAGGACGAGGTAAGGCCGGGTGTTGATGATGCTTTTGCGCATTGCGTCGTAGTTTTGAGGCTGCAAATTAAAAAAATGAAGCAAAAGGCAGGCATGTGGTTTTGAGCAATGGAAAAGTTCAATTTCTCTGCCGGAAATAGCGGGCCGCCTGCAAGGAATGGAGAAATCGTTTACCGACTTTTCAGAAATGAGTCCCGGTAGCGGGTAGCACAGGGTGATTGATGTAAATCTTCGTCAAATGCGTTAATTCCCGGATTCAAAATATTTTATTCACTACGTTTTTTCAAACTTCAAAAACCTGACCATTGCGAATATGAAAATCAGACACTTAACGCTTCTCGCCGCACTGGCTTGCGGATATACCGCTTCCGCCCAAAAGGGAAAGCCGCTATTCCCTGACCAGCCCGGGATGGTTTCCTACACGTTTCGTTCGAGCCTTTCCAAAGATGCGGCGGCGACGCTGGATACGATCAAGGCGCTGAAAATTACCGACATGGAGTTTTCGAGCTTGTTTGGTAAAACGGCGGCGGAGTTACGCAAGTTGCTCGACGAGCGGGGGATCAAATGCTCGTCTTTCGGCGTCGGTTATGACGATGCCCTGAACAAAACGCAGGAGGTGGGCAATAACGCCAAAACATTGGGGGCAAGCTATGTGCGCGTGGCATGGGTACCGCATAAGGAGCCTTTTACGCTCGAAATGGCACAAAAGACCGTAGCCGATTTCAACAAGATCGGTAAGCAGCTCAAAGACGAGTTCGGTCTGACGTTCTGCTACCACAACCACGGTTATGAATTCGAAAAGTATGGCGAGGGAACACTCATGGACTATATTATCCAGAATACCGATCCGCAGTACGTGAGTTTCGAACTGGATATGCTCTGGACGTTCTTCCCGGGTCAGGACCCCGCCGCCTTAATCGCCCGGTATCCCGATCGCTTCAAACTGATGCACATGAAGGACCTGAAGAAGGGAGTGGTCGGCAATATGTCGGGTAACACACCGGTAGAAAACGACGTAGCACTGGGGACAGG harbors:
- a CDS encoding sugar phosphate isomerase/epimerase, with translation MKIRHLTLLAALACGYTASAQKGKPLFPDQPGMVSYTFRSSLSKDAAATLDTIKALKITDMEFSSLFGKTAAELRKLLDERGIKCSSFGVGYDDALNKTQEVGNNAKTLGASYVRVAWVPHKEPFTLEMAQKTVADFNKIGKQLKDEFGLTFCYHNHGYEFEKYGEGTLMDYIIQNTDPQYVSFELDMLWTFFPGQDPAALIARYPDRFKLMHMKDLKKGVVGNMSGNTPVENDVALGTGQIDIPAVLKAARKAGVRHYYIEDESPSYATQVPQSIAYLKSLKY